A region from the Canis aureus isolate CA01 chromosome 10, VMU_Caureus_v.1.0, whole genome shotgun sequence genome encodes:
- the ZFP2 gene encoding zinc finger protein ZFP2 translates to MEREGLWPSLGEAWEPDNWLDGQQKNQDRHLHQVAITHKETLPERRTRGDHEFDRCSSQGSVLDIQQSTPVGQRFHNQNSHEEDTKPNSELIKTQSMFVGKKIYECNECRKTFSQSSSLLKHQRIHTGEKPFKCNVCGKHFIERSSLTVHQRIHTGEKPYKCNECGKTFSQSMNLTVHQRTHTGEKPYQCKECGKAFRKNSSLIQHERIHTGEKPYKCNECGKAFTQSMNLTVHQRTHTGEKPYECNECGKAFSQSMHLIVHQRSHTGEKPYECSECGKAFSKSSTLTLHQRNHTGEKPYKCNKCGKSFSQSTYLIEHQRLHSGVKPFECNQCGKAFSKNSSLTQHRRIHTGEKPYECMVCGKHFTGRSSLTVHQVIHTGEKPYECNECGKAFSQSAYLIEHQRIHTGEKPYECDQCGKAFIKNSSLIVHQRTHTGEKPYQCNECGKAFSRSTNLTRHQRTHT, encoded by the coding sequence ATGGAAAGGGAAGGTCTCTGGCCTTCTTTAGGGGAAGCCTGGGAACCTGATAATTGGTTAGATGGGCAACAGAAAAATCAGGACAGACATCTGCACCAAGTGGCCATTACTCATAAGGAAACCCTCCCTGAGAGGAGGACACGTGGAGATCATGAATTTGACAGGTGTTCTAGTCAGGGGTCAGTCCTAGATATACAACAAAGTACTCCTGTGGGACAAAGGTTCCATAATCAGAATTCACATGAAGAGGACACTAAACCGAATTCTGAATTAATTAAAACTCAAAGTATGTTTGTAGGAAAGAAAATCTATGAATGTAATGAATGCAGGAAAACCTTCAGCCAGAGCTCATCTCTTCTTAAGCACCAGAGGATTCATACTGGGGAGAAACCCTTTAAGTGTAATGTATGTGGGAAGCACTTCATTGAACGCTCCTCCCTTACTGTACATCAAAGAATTCATACTGGggagaaaccttacaaatgtaatgaatgtgggaaaacgTTCAGCCAGAGCATGAACCTTACTGTTCATCAAAgaactcacactggagagaaaccctatcaGTGTAAAGAGTGTGGAAAAGCTTTCCGTAAGAATTCATCCCTTATTCAACATGAAAggattcatactggagagaaaccatacAAATGTAACGAATGTGGGAAAGCTTTTACCCAAAGCATGAATCTTACAGTGCATCAGAGAACTCACACAGGAGAAAAACCCTATGAATGCAacgaatgtgggaaagccttcagtcAGAGCATGCACCTTATTGTACATCAGAGAAGtcatactggagaaaaaccctatgagtgcagtgaatgtggaaaagcctttagtAAGAGCTCTACCCTTACTCTACATCAACGAAAtcatactggagaaaaacccTACAAATGTAACAAATGTGGGAAATCCTTTAGCCAAAGTACATACCTTATAGAACACCAGAGACTTCACTCTGGAGTAAAACCTTTTGAATGTAATCAGTGTGGAAAGGCTTTCAGTAAGAATTCATCTCTCACTCAACATcggagaattcatactggagagaaaccttatgaatgtatGGTATGTGGGAAACATTTCACTGGGAGATCTTCCCTTACTGTACATCAGGttattcatactggagagaaaccttatgaatgcaATGAATGTGGAAAGGCCTTTAGCCAGAGTGCATACCTTATTGAACATCAaagaattcatactggtgagaaaccctatgaatgtgaTCAGTGTGGAAAAGCCTTCATTAAAAATTCATCCCTCATAGTGCATCAGAGAACTCATACAGGAGAGAAGCCCTATCAATGTAAcgaatgtggaaaagccttcagtAGGAGTACAAACCTTACACGACATCAGAGGACTCATACATGA